Part of the Apis mellifera strain DH4 linkage group LG16, Amel_HAv3.1, whole genome shotgun sequence genome, TGGTCTCGGAGGAAGAGCTGGTTTTCCTCCGTTTCCATTAGAAGAAGTATCTTCCGAACTTGAATCTTCTTGATTGCCCACTTGACTTAAATTTACTAAAAGATaacgatgtaaaaaaaagtaaagcttgttgaaactaaaatattcttaatttcttttatatcaaaagcatgaatatgcaaattttctttttattagacatgagataaatattttttaatttatttttaatttcaaattaaagtgATAAAAcgatactttataataaaattaaattttgaaaatatactaatatatcaaaaatattgattttgataattatcttgtatctctatattttaaaattttataaattatcgatttgtgtattcattttcttgatgtaaaaaatatcttaattattcaaacttttgttttttagataattaccACTTGAATATGCACCCTGCATGCCTCTTCTTCTAAGAACTGATGGTAAATTACTATTGGAAGAAgagtttgattttatttgatgattgattttattctGTGAACTAATTGTTGGTCTCATTAATGCATTGATTCTATTATTTCCTGCTTGATTGTTCCAGCTTCTACCATTTCCCGCTCCAACGTCTGATTCGGAATCACTCTGTAACATTatcgttgaaataaaaaatatatttcttaagatttgatataatgtaataatgtataaaaaattacctgATTTAAAACACCAACACTACTACTTCTTGTCATGTGAGAGGAATGATTTTTCGTTGAAGTATGCCGAGATTGATTCCCGATATTTGCACTTCCTAATCCACTTCTCGTCGAAGCATTCGTATTCTTATTACCTATTTTCCCTGAAACTATTAAAATAcgttaatgaaaattcaatttgttatttaaaaaaaattataaaattttacatatttacctATAAGTAATTCTAcgcagaaaaaaatttcgttcaatatttaacatttaatttaatatgaataaacatTCTTTAAAACAAAGGAGATAACATGATAATAactaaattattcgatacttTGAATAACAACATCAAaacaataatgatttttaacatAGACTTAACACAAACAACTtagattaaaatcattttatatatatataaatttaatttatttttaaacatcattaatattataatcaaaacatcaaaatatcgattaaagattttatattgtaaggGGGTCGTTccaaagtatattttaaaaggtttaaaataactttatgtcataattttgatatttagtaAAGGATAGTTTTTGTTGTTAAaaggaataagaaataattttgctaTAGTCAGACCAAGTActagttttgaaaatatactttaatcaTAAGCGCAAGTATCTACTTAAATAATTCTCATTGGAAAGACCCTTATAGATGTGGCACACAATGAAACAAGGATACCTTGTATTGGACCATGCAGTAACCTATTTGGTGGGCTGACGGAAAGATCACTCAGCGAGCAGGCACGTCGCATGCCACCCCCCTCTTCTTCATTGTCAAAAACTTTTGACGAGATTCGCCCCCCACTACTGCCAACTGTCGACAACAACACGCACACACATGCACTAAGCTACAGTTCTTTTTCCCTTAgctcaaaatttttgattgtatatttgttatgattgtatcttttttttttcttttttttcagtacACCAGTTACCTTAGCTAGATCTATCTTTTAAGTCtgatatattatgaatgaaatattgcaatactactgtatttttaatctaatttatattcaaagatAATCATTTAGAATAAGtgtcattttaattttgataaattaaaaatatattatcaaagttATGATTACTTTTTctgatacatataatttattatatgatcctattttcaagatataagCAAAAGTAGTTTTGATATTacatatctaatttttaaagtttagaataattgtatattataatatatatatagctagtaaaaatataacagaTATAGAAATATCCAGATTTTCTGAAATTGGCAAATTGGCagcagaaataataatagaatctgCAATGTATTGCGTGATGACAGAAACACACAATttctaatatcaatttattgttCGATTCgcctattaaaaatgaatcaaaaatatatgacaAAACATCTactaatctaaatttaattcaaatttatataatctaatttttataaatatgatatgtattatttatcaaaaatatttttatacatttatatattatatttttacatatatatatttttatatatttagaaaactaAAGCAAGTTATATGTATAGGAAAAAGTTTAGAATGATAAtcttaataacatatttcaagAATATGGTGACaactattctaaataattatcacaatgaattataataatataaattgtaattttagaaattttaaaaatataagaattaaataagcagctttctattttttctctcatgCATATTGCGaaagcaataaattaattgaacgataaaatataatataattaactttaaaagTTATCACTAGCTTTGgcatttttaaaatgcaaaaataaagatgCAAAGTATGTGTTGAATGcgtaaaataagtataaaactAAGGTTCAAAATCAATCGTGTAATTTAGTACTTTACTTATactaaatgaatgaaatttctataatataatggtataatatattagcattattgattaatacgATTGATTTTAacacaaaatttcattactaAAATAaggtaaaaaattcaatagtgTGGAACaaggaaaaggaataaaacTACATCGTAAGGACAAAACATGCTGTTGATCATATGTCATgccaaatcaaaaaataagaaaatattgataatatattaaactgaAAAGTACATGATTGCTATCGTCTTAAtaagataatgaaataagaaaatctttcaccgtataataataagaagaatatgaAGAGTATCTTGactatatgataaaaattaacattcgcACGTAGAacacaaaggaaaaaaaaaagagagtgaacaattaaaaatttatataatcgtgctactatatatcatataacaatatttacacGATTTGCAGTTGTCATAAGAAACTCAAATAGACATTTAATGACTCGTTCCTCGATTTTCTTGCCCAACACTTTGTCAACACTTTTATctgatatttatatcttatattttttttcctcttaaaTTCTCAAGAATTTCGTTCTCTTATTGTAGTCATATTCTCTCTGGGCATTGAAATCGATAATCGAGCAGCGAAAAAcatcatgaaataaatttgtatttcagCATCCAAATAAGAAAGTATGTACTATTCAACAAACAGGAACAAAATGAATGTTACAAgagaacaattttctttcctgtGTATGCTGTAAGTACCTGCATAAAGATGTTTAGACGGCAGTATGACTTGATTAATGGTGGGTAATGTTTTAGTCCATTTCATGTGACTCTGACATCGCGAGGCTGGCGGCCACATTCTTTTTGGTGAATTGGTACAACTCGAGGCGGACGTTGAGGAACCGCTTTCCATTATCGATCTGTCTATAGCAGACGTGTCCGCAAAATCGCTATCCTCGCCTCCAGAATGAAATCTAATGTCACGCCTCAAAGAACAAAATCTACCGTCTCTTTCCGCCTCCAATTTGGCAAAGTTCTCGCTCGTTTCTTGGCAGTGTGACATTCGCAGACATTTctctttcataaaatattgctCTCTTCTCACCAAGTTCTCAAATTCCTTTGAAAGCAATTTCACTGTTCCTTCGATGGCTCGAGTGATTCTGAGATCAACACTCGCGTCTAAATTGTCAATACGTGCATTCGTACTTAACAAATTAGATGCAGTTTGCATACTCGTTGTCTGTAAGTCACAGTTGGTACCATTAGGCTCCAAAGAATCGTAAGTTTCCTGGGTATCTTTCGTCGGAATTTGAGACTCGAAGCAGCAACGTCGATCCGTGTGTGAAGCGTCTATTTGATCCTGCTGATAACTTTTCGTTTGACAAGTAGAATCGTTTGGATCGAAAGCAAAGTTGTCCATCGGACCACCAGCGTCATAGACAATACCTTTGTCGGATCGTCGAGTTTGTAAGctgtaaaatttgattttcgagTCTTTATCTTCGCCACCCTGTAAAGAATAATTGGAAGATTGTAACAACTGCTCGATCCTTTTGGAAGTATGCAAGTTTTCGTTCCCATCCTCAGTCTTTGCATCTGTATCATTTCTCACTGTTCCTCGAGACTCCTCCGTACGAGACTTGTTCGTGTAATCATCGGATTCTTGGGATTTAACACGGGAAGATTGAGGCGTTGAATCTACGTATTTGTTCCACGCGGGGCGTGCCCTGTTCCTCATACTTTGCGTCCGAGCGGAATTCCGTTTAGGCTTGGGCGGTTTATGGGCCACGAAATCGTTCAGAATCAGCATTGATTGCGGCTCTTTCGGGACTTTCAAACTGCTGCTTCGCGAGATCGTGTCCGATTTCGTTCCAATTCTCATTTCAACATTAGTGTCATTTTGATCATTGAAGTTAAACTCGTAATAAATACAGGTTGCAGGTTGGACATTATCctctctataattattttcgttccTCACTTGACTTATTCGCGTGTCTTGAAGAGATTTTGATCTGAATACCGCCCGACAAGACGACTCGTTGACGGCATTCTCAGTATTGTTTGATTGTTCCACAGCGTTGTTAGGATTACCGCTGTACGTTTCCGAATTTTGCCTTTTTCGTTTGTAATGAGAGTCGAATAGCATTTCCAACGGTGCAGATTTTACCAAAGAGTCTGAGTCGTCGGTTAACACGCTCTCGGTACTTCGGTGATCAATATTCTCATGTAACGGGAACATTTGATAATCGGATTCATCTGTCAAAATGCTCTCGTGGCTTCGACCGGCTTGCATCTTTCGACGAGACAAGAAGAAGCTTGCACTCGAGTGCCTGTCGTTGTCATAGTGACTGTAATCCAAAATCTCAGCGCTTCCTTTCGAAAAAGATTCCACGGAAGCATCTGAAAGGATGCTCTCTTGGGATCCGGTTAGAATCCGTTTAGGAAAATTCTGATAGGTCGAATAGTTTCTTTGAACAGCTTGATTGTCCATGTGCATATTATTTATCTGATAATCACTGACGCACCTGCGAGgtggatttttaaaatcaccTTCCAGAGAGTCGTCGCTAAAGTTTCCATTTCCTTCGTCCCCATCGTCCATTACatcattcaaattttcgatGTTACGCTCGTTCATGGCCGGCAAACTCTCGAAAGACTTGGCTATATTCTCCATGTCTTCCTCGTTATCATCGAGGCCGATAAAATAGCTGCACGATCGTCTTTTTTGCGCGAATCTTGCAAATCGGCTGACATTCTTTTTACACTGTTCCTTCAAGAGCTTTAACTCTTCGCACACAGGCGAGTCGGGTAAAGATTGATTTGGTTTGTTCAGCGATAGCTTATACTTTTCAGTTTTCTTTAGAGTTAATGTTAACGGTCGACTAAGAGATGGCTTTGTCTTGTCACTTATACACGACGTAGTCGGGCTTTTGGATAAGCAGTTTTCAGTCGAAATATCTAACTTAGGTAGCGCATTACCCACACCTGATATTTTGTTAACGAGTTGTTGAGGTTTTAATGGGGGCTTTGGATTCGGCATAGGTTTACAGGGATTAATCGGTTTCGAGTATTGATTTTGTTGACCAGATTTGTTACCTGTACTTAATCTATTTGAACGATGATGTTTCTCCGGTATATGACTGCTCAAGTCGGTTATACTTTGACTTGTTTTCAACGATGATTTATAGCCAACCTATAATAACagataattatgtattacgatttatatattaaacttgcaaatctatttataatatggtataatttatggaataaatatCGCAATGCTAACACTTTGCAATTTCTTTCTAGTTTCCTCTATTCTCCTTTGTAATTCTTCGCGCTTCTTTACAACATCTGCATCACCTCTTGCTTGTTTCGTTGCATTTACTACTGCAGCGTTGCGAACCTTATTACTACCATTATCGCCACCGCTGAgtctaaaaatatacaaattaattttcaaacaaatctactaaataattaaaaaagttttattgtttttttttaacaaaaaagtaatataaaaaacaaaattttattcattaaaataattcattaaaataaatattcttattctttttaacaaattataaaaatttttgttcaatattttctttttataatttgagatCTTTTGAAtaagaagtaaataaaaaatattcatttatgaattataaacgCTTCCTgaattcatcatcatcataatTAAACAGATATGcatattattggaaatttataattccaaGTAAAATTCACCACATActcatttttaaatcttaattaaaaatatttgcagctatctctatataaattttatagataatttttttattatatttttttatcataaagcattcttaattatttaatatttttttcagtaaaTGAGATTTACCTTCCATGGAACTGAGAACTGATACTAGTCGTTTTGGCGCTTCTATTCGTAGGCTCTTCGGCACCGCTAAGAGATTCAAAagcatttttaagaaatttttcgcgATGACTCTGTTTAGCTAATTGATCGAATCCTTCTGAACTAGCTTCCGACAGCATGGACAGAGGATTTCGTTCAGCACTAGGTGTCGAAGCGCCACCCTCGGAATCCGAATCGTCTTGACTGCCCGAAGCAGTTAACTCGCTCGTTCGACCACTTTCTCCATTTCTTGGTTTTTTTTGCCTCCTTTGAGAcctataaaagtaaaatgttttaataatcttttttccaaaTCAAATCTAGACGttatgagaaattttcaaattaaattacttcaaaattatttcatttatttcagaaaaattatttaaatttgaaatagcaCAAAtgtttcatgaaatattttataaagtagaaagtaaattaatgtatttgtgaataaatttatttgctacttcataaaataaattatttaccttttttttaactattatttattatttcttattatatattatatatttatttaattaattgtataaaaataacaaattatttaaaataattatctttaaattattaattaaaataaattttaatttttatcatgcataaattttaaaagtaaatcgtACAATATCTCTAACCTTCGAAGCTCTTCTACATCCATCGCATTTACAGTAAATTGATTTGAGACTGTGTCTTCTGGTGCAGGATAATACATCAATCTATGATGAGACTTTTCTGAACCAGTTGTTCCATTCTCTCCTTCGGAATAATCTTCCACATCTCCATCATGCTCGGTACTTTCATGATCCTATATACATTAAtgcatacatattttattccttttttttttaaattcatttcatatacAAACTATTGTTATTCGATAAAGCatgaatttcaaatgttttgaGGTTTTAGGTATGTAAttgttataacaaatttaagcAGCAAACATAATAAATGCGACTTAAAAGACATAAATACAGAAAACCATGTGTTTGTtttcagataaatatatatttaaatgtcttTTTGTTCGATTGCATTACTGTTTGGCGATGCTTTGTTACAGGGGCGTCTGAGGTGTTAATAAGATATACCTCAAATTTAAAGCTGCCAAGACTGCTATCGTCGGTATGATGACGACTCCTTGATTGTCGTGTCAATTCCGTGATATTGCTACCTCTAGTTACAGTCACGTTACCACCGATCACCTATGTCATCGGTTGAAACAAAATACAATCAACACAAAACAATCGCGAACAAATAATTGGACgctaagatgaaaaaaaaaaaaaatagaaaaaaaaatagaaagaaaaaaaatcaaatgtgAAAgctgaatgaatgaaataaatacaatctgtcgtcaatctttttttttttttcgcaagcTATCTGCGATTCGCAAATACACactaataacaattattggataacaaataagttattataattattttgttattgggAATCAGTTAGTACCTGTTTTGTTTCATCTGCTAATTCTCTGTAACTATCTGGACAAGGTTGAAATATAGTTTCATCCTCTTCCTAGAATCAGTTATCGATTGTTAATATATCGcgtatttgatttaaaaaaaaaaaaggaaagtaataatttattaatatatattaatttattagtagTTCACTCATCACTGATTAAGAtcgatatgaaattaaattaattatttaaaataaatatgtaaaaatatatctcaatgATTTTGATACTCTTGAAGTATATATGTCAAGATCATCAttctgaacaatttttttctataacgaTTGCTTTTTTGCagatataatctaaatatttttgatattacatatacttttaaaatttgaaatatttaaagtataactaaatttaaattttatttggattaaGTTTtggttagatatatatattatttcttttaatctataCCATAGCTTCAATTAACAGttgaatagattttaatataatttaatgtaatgattttgatttgaattatttgcatcaaaaaataaattaaactagaatatcttttaaataaattcaatctaatttaaacttatacgtataatataatccAAACTTATTTAAAACCTATTTACTCTACATAAAcctactttaatttaaaagttaagtaataattatatgtacaaCTATCTTAAAACGATGATTCTGACAATGTTTTAAGATCATCGAAATCactaagataatttttttagaaattatcaaaattatttattaatatatattaatgcattAGGAAATaggatgatattaaaattaggtcgagaaaattattgaaaaattaatgaataatatctccttatttaaattaatagaaaatgatcCTAcccttttaataataattgtttctctACGATAATCACTGCTACACTTGGTCTCAGTTCCACT contains:
- the LOC100576709 gene encoding uncharacterized protein LOC100576709 isoform X3, whose amino-acid sequence is MSLIKNSSPAMRDKENIPAYDIKLERVLGVTVSSNAALDCDATSELVAYPAGCTVVLFNPRKNTQAHVLNACRKTVTSLALAGDGRFLATGECGHMPNVRVWDISDPYNAVQFAEFSGHKYGINCVAFSPSNKYVVSVGSQHDMIVNVWDWRNNVKVASNKVSSKVKAVCFAENGNYFVTVGNRHVKFWYLEYSRSAKYKEPVPLMGRSAILGEQRNNDFVDVACGRGEMADSTYAITKTGLLCEFNNRRLLDKWVELRTSSANCMAVGDKYIFIGCAEGIVRCFSPNTLQFITTLPRTHYLGVDVAQGLSISHMSQHPTNARYPDAIALAFDERNNKLTCVYNDHSIYVWDVRDIRRVGKSHSFLYHSACIWGVEMYPTGSDSVGAMPAGSFITCSSDDTIRVWNLEKDISPNDTLYKRNIYSNELLKVLYIDQELTYLKDLDLAAAGSTEKSDASYDSRNGVRSIRISPDGKHLASGDRSGNIRIHDLSSLDELCLIEAHDAEVLCLEYSKFSRYSTEPPRLLASASRDRLIHVFSVDQGYNFLQTLDDHSSSITAVRFFNQSNQNNQIQMVSCGADKSIIFRQLQSTPGGMPQFARGHNAQGKTTLYDMEVDSGQKHVLTACQDRNIRVYNVTTGKHSKTFKGSVGEDGSLIKVVLDASGIYVATSCTDKTLCVYDYYSGECMATMLGHSELVTGLRFSPDCRNLVSASGDGCIFVWRVPRDMVVTMQARLAQQAMRAGKRPSQVNGTGIDIQLDNETFGSPPPEFLDPNANPTSQNVGVDYRFSVGQLPLWAKKQINTANADESTVLGSNVRSLGVDLPKGRWAQRVQQGDGITVKSVYDSDEVIPFPPPRGAIDSDGGGGGGGSKDSSIDSGTETKCSSDYRRETIIIKREEDETIFQPCPDSYRELADETKQVIGGNVTVTRGSNITELTRQSRSRHHTDDSSLGSFKFEDHESTEHDGDVEDYSEGENGTTGSEKSHHRLMYYPAPEDTVSNQFTVNAMDVEELRRSQRRQKKPRNGESGRTSELTASGSQDDSDSEGGASTPSAERNPLSMLSEASSEGFDQLAKQSHREKFLKNAFESLSGAEEPTNRSAKTTSISSQFHGRLSGGDNGSNKVRNAAVVNATKQARGDADVVKKREELQRRIEETRKKLQSVGYKSSLKTSQSITDLSSHIPEKHHRSNRLSTGNKSGQQNQYSKPINPCKPMPNPKPPLKPQQLVNKISGVGNALPKLDISTENCLSKSPTTSCISDKTKPSLSRPLTLTLKKTEKYKLSLNKPNQSLPDSPVCEELKLLKEQCKKNVSRFARFAQKRRSCSYFIGLDDNEEDMENIAKSFESLPAMNERNIENLNDVMDDGDEGNGNFSDDSLEGDFKNPPRRCVSDYQINNMHMDNQAVQRNYSTYQNFPKRILTGSQESILSDASVESFSKGSAEILDYSHYDNDRHSSASFFLSRRKMQAGRSHESILTDESDYQMFPLHENIDHRSTESVLTDDSDSLVKSAPLEMLFDSHYKRKRQNSETYSGNPNNAVEQSNNTENAVNESSCRAVFRSKSLQDTRISQVRNENNYREDNVQPATCIYYEFNFNDQNDTNVEMRIGTKSDTISRSSSLKVPKEPQSMLILNDFVAHKPPKPKRNSARTQSMRNRARPAWNKYVDSTPQSSRVKSQESDDYTNKSRTEESRGTVRNDTDAKTEDGNENLHTSKRIEQLLQSSNYSLQGGEDKDSKIKFYSLQTRRSDKGIVYDAGGPMDNFAFDPNDSTCQTKSYQQDQIDASHTDRRCCFESQIPTKDTQETYDSLEPNGTNCDLQTTSMQTASNLLSTNARIDNLDASVDLRITRAIEGTVKLLSKEFENLVRREQYFMKEKCLRMSHCQETSENFAKLEAERDGRFCSLRRDIRFHSGGEDSDFADTSAIDRSIMESGSSTSASSCTNSPKRMWPPASRCQSHMKWTKTLPTINQVILPSKHLYAVSGKIGNKNTNASTRSGLGSANIGNQSRHTSTKNHSSHMTRSSSVGVLNQSDSESDVGAGNGRSWNNQAGNNRINALMRPTISSQNKINHQIKSNSSSNSNLPSVLRRRGMQGAYSSVNLSQVGNQEDSSSEDTSSNGNGGKPALPPRPRSISIDHSAANLSLPTTVRRSGSTTIISNGRSGNSTIGQNANRMSTANRNQLDPSPQELPVKDTDRAIDVASAELGTDKTLVSTQLCNTIADELTRTADNVVQLYKRLTIDNEDDPSRASIDRDTMLRGLESSVNETMRTLRLVVSGESHEGTTSTENVTINEATAKFQELLAGQDQGKVVNMMQQYSELLLNMMQQRMGGAQSSHT
- the LOC100576709 gene encoding uncharacterized protein LOC100576709 isoform X9, encoding MMEPPVTSKVLRAPSLKRGQENVRIQDRIKLERVLGVTVSSNAALDCDATSELVAYPAGCTVVLFNPRKNTQAHVLNACRKTVTSLALAGDGRFLATGECGHMPNVRVWDISDPYNAVQFAEFSGHKYGINCVAFSPSNKYVVSVGSQHDMIVNVWDWRNNVKVASNKVSSKVKAVCFAENGNYFVTVGNRHVKFWYLEYSRSAKYKEPVPLMGRSAILGEQRNNDFVDVACGRGEMADSTYAITKTGLLCEFNNRRLLDKWVELRTSSANCMAVGDKYIFIGCAEGIVRCFSPNTLQFITTLPRTHYLGVDVAQGLSISHMSQHPTNARYPDAIALAFDERNNKLTCVYNDHSIYVWDVRDIRRVGKSHSFLYHSACIWGVEMYPTGSDSVGAMPAGSFITCSSDDTIRVWNLEKDISPNDTLYKRNIYSNELLKVLYIDQELTYLKDLDLAAAGSTEKSDASYDSRNGVRSIRISPDGKHLASGDRSGNIRIHDLSSLDELCLIEAHDAEVLCLEYSKFSRYSTEPPRLLASASRDRLIHVFSVDQGYNFLQTLDDHSSSITAVRFFNQSNQNNQIQMVSCGADKSIIFRQLQSTPGGMPQFARGHNAQGKTTLYDMEVDSGQKHVLTACQDRNIRVYNVTTGKHSKTFKGSVGEDGSLIKVVLDASGIYVATSCTDKTLCVYDYYSGECMATMLGHSELVTGLRFSPDCRNLVSASGDGCIFVWRVPRDMVVTMQARLAQQAMRAGKRPSQVNGTGIDIQLDNETFGSPPPEFLDPNANPTSQNVGVDYRFSVGQLPLWAKKQINTANADESTVLGSNVRSLGVDLPKGRWAQRVQQGDGITVKSVYDSDEVIPFPPPRGAIDSDGGGGGGGSKDSSIDSGTETKCSSDYRRETIIIKREEDETIFQPCPDSYRELADETKQVIGGNVTVTRGSNITELTRQSRSRHHTDDSSLGSFKFEDHESTEHDGDVEDYSEGENGTTGSEKSHHRLMYYPAPEDTVSNQFTVNAMDVEELRRSQRRQKKPRNGESGRTSELTASGSQDDSDSEGGASTPSAERNPLSMLSEASSEGFDQLAKQSHREKFLKNAFESLSGAEEPTNRSAKTTSISSQFHGRLSGGDNGSNKVRNAAVVNATKQARGDADVVKKREELQRRIEETRKKLQSVGYKSSLKTSQSITDLSSHIPEKHHRSNRLSTGNKSGQQNQYSKPINPCKPMPNPKPPLKPQQLVNKISGVGNALPKLDISTENCLSKSPTTSCISDKTKPSLSRPLTLTLKKTEKYKLSLNKPNQSLPDSPVCEELKLLKEQCKKNVSRFARFAQKRRSCSYFIGLDDNEEDMENIAKSFESLPAMNERNIENLNDVMDDGDEGNGNFSDDSLEGDFKNPPRRCVSDYQINNMHMDNQAVQRNYSTYQNFPKRILTGSQESILSDASVESFSKGSAEILDYSHYDNDRHSSASFFLSRRKMQAGRSHESILTDESDYQMFPLHENIDHRSTESVLTDDSDSLVKSAPLEMLFDSHYKRKRQNSETYSGNPNNAVEQSNNTENAVNESSCRAVFRSKSLQDTRISQVRNENNYREDNVQPATCIYYEFNFNDQNDTNVEMRIGTKSDTISRSSSLKVPKEPQSMLILNDFVAHKPPKPKRNSARTQSMRNRARPAWNKYVDSTPQSSRVKSQESDDYTNKSRTEESRGTVRNDTDAKTEDGNENLHTSKRIEQLLQSSNYSLQGGEDKDSKIKFYSLQTRRSDKGIVYDAGGPMDNFAFDPNDSTCQTKSYQQDQIDASHTDRRCCFESQIPTKDTQETYDSLEPNGTNCDLQTTSMQTASNLLSTNARIDNLDASVDLRITRAIEGTVKLLSKEFENLVRREQYFMKEKCLRMSHCQETSENFAKLEAERDGRFCSLRRDIRFHSGGEDSDFADTSAIDRSIMESGSSTSASSCTNSPKRMWPPASRCQSHMKWTKTLPTINQVILPSKHLYAVSGKIGNKNTNASTRSGLGSANIGNQSRHTSTKNHSSHMTRSSSVGVLNQSDSESDVGAGNGRSWNNQAGNNRINALMRPTISSQNKINHQIKSNSSSNSNLPSVLRRRGMQGAYSSVNLSQVGNQEDSSSEDTSSNGNGGKPALPPRPRSISIDHSAANLSLPTTVRRSGSTTIISNGRSGNSTIGQNANRMSTANRNQLDPSPQELPVKDTDRAIDVASAELGTDKTLGKLKTPIENAVL